Proteins encoded in a region of the Streptomyces sp. NBC_00513 genome:
- a CDS encoding ABC transporter permease: MSTVTTSKPESTATVPDAAPRDLPDEGRIGLRGNLRHIGALVRRNALQIKQDPESMFDVLFMPIIFTLLFVFVFGGAISGKGNQGEYVNYLVPGLMAMMGMNIAMAVGTGVNDDFKKGVMDRFRSMPIARSSVLIAKIVVEIGRMLVAITILLVMGFILGLSIKTSVLDLFLAIGLSAVFGASLMWIFILLGLTMKTAQAVQGMAMLVLMPLQFGSSIFAPPATMPGWLQAFTDYNPLSNLADAARGLMNGGPVGHSVMMTLIWSVAITAITMPLAVRKFRNKT; encoded by the coding sequence ATGAGCACCGTCACCACGTCCAAGCCCGAAAGTACCGCGACCGTCCCGGACGCGGCGCCGCGCGACCTGCCCGACGAGGGCCGGATCGGCCTGCGGGGCAACCTGCGGCACATCGGCGCCCTGGTGCGCCGCAACGCCCTGCAGATCAAGCAGGACCCCGAGTCGATGTTCGACGTCCTGTTCATGCCGATCATCTTCACTCTGCTGTTCGTGTTCGTCTTCGGCGGCGCGATCTCCGGCAAGGGCAATCAGGGCGAGTACGTCAACTATCTGGTGCCCGGCCTGATGGCGATGATGGGCATGAACATCGCCATGGCGGTCGGCACCGGGGTCAACGACGACTTCAAGAAGGGCGTGATGGACCGGTTCCGGTCCATGCCGATCGCCCGCTCGTCGGTGCTCATCGCGAAGATCGTGGTGGAGATCGGCCGGATGCTGGTCGCCATCACCATCCTGCTCGTCATGGGCTTCATCCTGGGGCTGTCGATCAAGACCTCGGTGCTGGACCTGTTCCTCGCCATCGGTCTGTCGGCCGTCTTCGGCGCCTCGCTGATGTGGATCTTCATCCTGCTGGGTCTCACCATGAAGACGGCCCAGGCCGTACAGGGCATGGCCATGCTGGTGCTGATGCCGTTGCAGTTCGGCAGCTCGATCTTCGCGCCCCCGGCGACCATGCCGGGGTGGTTGCAGGCCTTCACGGACTACAACCCGCTGTCCAACCTGGCCGACGCGGCGCGCGGCCTGATGAACGGCGGCCCGGTCGGCCACTCGGTGATGATGACCTTGATCTGGTCGGTCGCGATCACCGCGATCACCATGCCGCTCGCGGTCCGCAAGTTCCGCAACAAGACCTGA
- a CDS encoding BTAD domain-containing putative transcriptional regulator — protein MRRNLSRVRRRVSPGYGDNGPVRYVILGTAQALTDDGDPVAVGGARLRALLTALALRPGRTVPVELLVAEVWDGDRPADAPAALQALVARLRRTIGHAAVRSGEGGYRLAAAREDVDLYRFERLARAAATERDPAAAAALYDDALALWRGPALASLPDPAGESARWEAVRADARRGRIAAALALGEAERILPELTALCAEHPLDEPLQALRIRALDAAGRPAEALAAYEGLRRDLADRLGADPGPELRALHAALLAPPEHPHAPRPPHPGAAAPAPAPEARPGTAGRSPATPAQGPATPAPPPGQGTGPGTGGNLRARLTTFVGREGDIRVIGADLARSRLVTLLGPGGAGKTRLSQEAAEAHAAAGHPDGRWPDGVWLVELAPVDDPEDVAEAVLAALGARQTKLRGAAAEELRALTERGEDDPLARLVEHCGRRDLLLLLDNCEHVIAAAAVLAERLLTHCPGVQILATSREPLGVPGESLRPVEPLPDPVALRLLADRGAAARPDFRVEDDPAASAEICRRLDGMPLAIELAAARLRLLTPRQIADRLDDRFRLLTSGSRTVLPRQQTLRAVVDWSWDLLDAPERAVLRRLSVFAGGCDLAAAEAVCAGPDADAVVDALGSLVDKSLVVAAPGPDGDMRYRLLETVAEYAAERLAEVAEDRADTERRHLTHYRELARTTEPLLRGHGQRAAAERLATEYENLRTALRRAVAAKDVGEVLCLLHSLVWYWHMHDLRVESRHWSDAAVALGPDPFAPPIVPAEPVYERVVDSPPPYTGELLAEAWRGARMIHLTARDQNSGSWNAPDVRLQVEGMIAAYRPGLPQTCRFPTALWIYAVMIAGDPELLRRIIDETVETTRALGYRWELGSALQLRANVRANRAASFGDAARDAEESLAVFRELGDDWGCAEALSARAEALEKRGEYALAAADFRAAIEHAERLGAPAQVTVLRVRMAGTLAEEGRLEEAEEILTGLLAVIRQYRNEAMPAARMFLANLYGRTGRLVEARAELDSLREEFAFGAYAIFDGFLLGILAWLDNKEGRHEEALTLIREATTTLQDPMALMVAPQQSAVHLLIAAVSLLGLGGPRDAARLLGAYRALVPAGHFPVTTEREDAALVEESARAALGDTGYEAAYAEGGGLTLEQATALV, from the coding sequence ATGCGGCGAAACCTATCCCGGGTCCGGCGACGGGTGTCCCCCGGGTACGGCGACAATGGGCCGGTGCGTTACGTGATTCTCGGCACCGCCCAGGCCCTCACCGACGACGGCGACCCCGTCGCCGTGGGCGGGGCGCGCCTGCGCGCCCTCCTGACCGCCCTCGCCCTGCGGCCGGGCCGCACCGTGCCGGTCGAGCTGCTGGTCGCCGAGGTGTGGGACGGGGACCGGCCGGCCGACGCGCCGGCCGCGCTCCAGGCCCTGGTGGCGCGGCTGCGCCGGACGATCGGGCACGCCGCCGTGCGCTCCGGTGAGGGCGGCTACCGCCTGGCCGCCGCCCGCGAGGACGTGGACCTGTACCGCTTCGAACGGCTGGCGCGGGCCGCCGCCACCGAGCGGGACCCGGCCGCCGCCGCGGCCCTGTACGACGACGCCCTCGCCCTGTGGCGCGGCCCCGCGCTGGCCTCGCTGCCGGATCCGGCCGGGGAGTCCGCGCGCTGGGAGGCCGTACGGGCCGACGCGCGCCGGGGGCGGATCGCCGCGGCCCTCGCCCTCGGCGAGGCGGAGCGGATCCTGCCCGAGCTGACCGCGCTGTGCGCGGAACACCCGCTGGACGAGCCACTGCAAGCCCTGCGGATCCGCGCCCTCGACGCGGCGGGACGCCCGGCGGAGGCACTGGCCGCCTACGAGGGACTCCGCCGGGACCTCGCCGACCGCCTGGGCGCCGACCCGGGCCCGGAACTGCGCGCCCTCCACGCGGCCCTGCTCGCCCCGCCGGAACACCCGCACGCACCGCGGCCCCCGCACCCGGGAGCAGCCGCCCCGGCCCCCGCCCCCGAGGCGCGGCCCGGCACCGCCGGCCGAAGCCCCGCCACGCCCGCCCAAGGCCCCGCCACACCCGCCCCGCCCCCCGGCCAGGGCACCGGCCCCGGCACCGGGGGCAACCTTCGGGCCCGCCTCACCACCTTCGTCGGCCGCGAGGGCGACATCCGCGTCATCGGCGCCGACCTGGCCCGGTCCCGCCTCGTCACCCTGCTCGGGCCCGGCGGCGCCGGCAAGACCCGGCTGTCACAGGAGGCCGCCGAGGCCCACGCCGCCGCCGGCCACCCCGACGGGCGGTGGCCCGACGGGGTGTGGCTCGTCGAACTGGCCCCCGTGGACGATCCCGAGGACGTCGCCGAAGCGGTCCTGGCCGCCCTCGGGGCCCGCCAGACCAAGCTGCGCGGCGCCGCCGCCGAGGAACTGCGCGCGCTGACCGAGCGGGGCGAGGACGACCCGCTCGCCCGACTCGTCGAACACTGCGGCCGGCGCGACCTCCTGCTGCTCCTCGACAACTGCGAGCACGTCATCGCCGCCGCCGCCGTCCTCGCCGAACGGCTCCTCACGCACTGCCCCGGCGTCCAGATCCTCGCCACCAGCCGGGAACCCCTCGGCGTGCCGGGCGAATCGTTGCGCCCCGTGGAACCGCTGCCCGACCCCGTCGCACTGCGGCTGCTCGCCGACCGCGGCGCCGCGGCCCGCCCCGACTTCCGCGTCGAGGACGACCCGGCCGCCTCCGCCGAGATCTGCCGCCGGCTCGACGGCATGCCCCTCGCCATCGAACTGGCCGCCGCCCGGCTGCGCCTGCTCACCCCCCGCCAGATCGCCGACCGGCTCGACGACCGGTTCCGTCTCCTCACCAGCGGCTCCCGCACCGTCCTGCCCCGCCAACAGACCCTGCGGGCGGTCGTCGACTGGTCCTGGGACCTCCTCGACGCACCCGAACGGGCCGTCCTGCGCCGACTCTCCGTCTTCGCCGGCGGCTGCGACCTCGCCGCCGCCGAGGCCGTCTGCGCCGGCCCCGACGCGGACGCGGTCGTCGACGCGCTCGGCTCCCTCGTGGACAAGTCCCTCGTCGTCGCGGCCCCCGGCCCCGACGGCGACATGCGCTACCGGCTCCTGGAGACCGTCGCCGAGTACGCCGCCGAGCGCCTGGCCGAGGTCGCCGAGGACCGCGCCGACACCGAAAGACGCCACCTCACCCACTACCGCGAACTCGCCCGCACCACCGAGCCCCTGCTGCGCGGCCACGGCCAGCGCGCGGCCGCCGAGCGACTCGCCACCGAATACGAGAACCTCCGTACCGCGCTGCGCCGCGCCGTCGCCGCCAAGGACGTCGGCGAGGTGCTCTGCCTGCTGCACTCCCTCGTCTGGTACTGGCACATGCACGACCTGCGCGTCGAGTCCCGCCACTGGTCCGACGCCGCCGTCGCCCTCGGTCCGGACCCCTTCGCCCCGCCGATCGTCCCCGCCGAACCGGTGTACGAGCGGGTCGTCGACTCGCCCCCGCCCTACACCGGCGAACTGCTCGCCGAGGCCTGGCGCGGCGCCCGGATGATCCACCTCACCGCCCGCGACCAGAACAGCGGCAGCTGGAACGCCCCGGACGTCCGCCTCCAGGTCGAGGGCATGATCGCGGCCTACCGGCCCGGTCTGCCCCAGACCTGCCGGTTCCCCACCGCGCTGTGGATCTACGCCGTGATGATCGCCGGCGATCCGGAACTGCTCCGGCGCATCATCGACGAGACCGTCGAGACCACCCGCGCCCTCGGCTACCGCTGGGAGCTGGGCTCCGCGCTCCAGCTGCGCGCCAACGTCCGGGCGAACCGAGCCGCGTCGTTCGGCGACGCCGCCCGGGACGCCGAGGAGAGCCTCGCGGTCTTCCGCGAGCTCGGCGACGACTGGGGCTGCGCCGAGGCACTGTCCGCCCGCGCCGAAGCCCTGGAGAAACGCGGCGAGTACGCGTTGGCCGCCGCCGACTTCCGGGCCGCGATCGAGCACGCCGAGCGGCTCGGCGCCCCCGCCCAGGTCACGGTCCTGCGGGTACGGATGGCCGGCACCCTCGCCGAGGAGGGCCGGCTGGAGGAGGCGGAGGAGATCCTGACCGGGCTCCTCGCCGTCATCCGGCAGTACCGCAACGAGGCCATGCCGGCCGCCCGCATGTTCCTCGCCAACCTCTACGGCCGCACCGGCCGTCTCGTCGAGGCCCGCGCCGAACTCGACTCCCTGCGCGAGGAGTTCGCCTTCGGCGCGTACGCGATCTTCGACGGCTTCCTGCTCGGGATCCTGGCCTGGCTCGACAACAAGGAGGGCAGGCACGAGGAGGCGCTGACGCTCATCCGGGAGGCCACGACGACACTCCAGGACCCGATGGCGCTGATGGTGGCCCCGCAACAGTCGGCCGTGCACCTGCTGATCGCGGCCGTGTCCCTCCTGGGGCTCGGCGGTCCGCGTGACGCCGCCCGGCTCCTCGGTGCCTACCGGGCCCTGGTGCCGGCCGGCCACTTCCCCGTCACCACCGAACGCGAGGACGCCGCCCTCGTCGAGGAGTCGGCGAGGGCGGCGCTGGGGGACACCGGGTACGAGGCGGCGTACGCCGAAGGCGGCGGCCTCACCCTGGAGCAGGCCACCGCCCTCGTCTGA
- a CDS encoding site-2 protease family protein — translation MGHQGSRGERQISSVFLGIVAVMAVTGWAVWTGYSTSTGLAVFLFVTAAWVVSLCLHEYAHARTALHGGDITVGAKGYLTLNPLKYTHAMLSIVLPVIFVILGGLGLPGGAVYIERDRISGRWKHSLISAAGPLTNVAFAVVCTAPFWLNALDGVPMPFRFALAFLALLQVSAAILNFLPVPGLDGYGVIEPWLSHGVRRQVAPLAPFALLGVFALLWIPEVNAFFFGAVSGILDALGVSEFETYCGRDLYRFWQDADGYCTPAG, via the coding sequence ATGGGTCACCAGGGCAGCCGCGGCGAGCGGCAGATCAGTTCCGTCTTCCTCGGGATCGTCGCCGTCATGGCGGTGACCGGGTGGGCCGTGTGGACGGGGTATTCGACGAGCACCGGCCTCGCGGTGTTCCTGTTCGTCACGGCGGCGTGGGTGGTCTCGCTGTGCCTGCACGAGTACGCGCACGCCCGGACCGCCCTGCACGGTGGCGACATCACGGTCGGCGCCAAGGGCTACCTGACCCTGAACCCGCTGAAGTACACGCACGCCATGCTCAGCATCGTGCTGCCGGTGATCTTCGTGATCCTCGGTGGTCTGGGTCTGCCCGGTGGCGCCGTGTACATCGAACGCGACCGGATCAGCGGCCGTTGGAAGCACAGTCTGATCTCGGCCGCGGGCCCGCTGACGAACGTGGCCTTCGCGGTCGTGTGCACCGCGCCGTTCTGGCTGAACGCCCTCGACGGGGTGCCGATGCCGTTCCGCTTCGCGTTGGCGTTCCTGGCGTTGCTCCAGGTCTCGGCGGCGATCCTGAACTTCCTCCCGGTGCCGGGCCTGGACGGGTACGGGGTCATCGAGCCGTGGCTGTCGCACGGGGTGCGCCGCCAGGTGGCGCCGCTGGCGCCGTTCGCCCTACTCGGCGTGTTCGCGCTGCTGTGGATCCCCGAGGTCAACGCGTTCTTCTTCGGCGCGGTCAGCGGGATCCTCGACGCGCTCGGCGTGTCCGAGTTCGAGACGTACTGCGGTCGCGACCTCTACCGCTTCTGGCAGGACGCGGACGGCTACTGCACCCCGGCGGGCTGA
- a CDS encoding TerD family protein: MTKGANVSLTALGQDAGAVVVSLGWTSASGAGDADVSVFLLGTNGKVRSDDDFYFYNRPAAEDGSVQLLGKTPTGSGDEDRIGLDLTAVPADIARIVVAASQYGDACFGDLDDLRMTVADRSGEPLVGFSIDDASVESAFVFGELYRRGGEWKFRAVGQGYETGLAGLATAFGISVVEEGEDGEDSPTAPDTTPSTATAPAPAPSTAGETARGTRTPAGGPFPAGPVTTTAGAAPAPIEPAAHAGPAEDAPAVAGVPAQSRGRDGSVTRGAPTTRKKVTLPRVARKSLAENDSWQPARLFPVPTLKSDREREVRATSVLLSVMTQVPELGRRLTAAFGAPAGRTQTFTEVSLPHGDAPRRPDGVIRIERAGKLWTALVETKTNGNPLRAEQVQAYMDIAARRGYEAVITLSNDVALDGAPVVDVKIDGRRKHKVDLWHLSWAEVAHQAQLLIRHEGVGNPAHAWLLQELLEYLRHENSGCHGFQNMGPSWVPVRKGIEDETLNMGDERAVDVVESWERLIRQVCLRLGGELGQKALPVQRARRGSDPRERRLAAAETLCVDGRLSAELRVDGTSGVIAVTADLRTGKVRTSTDVPAPEGPTALVSVKKLVRMLAEAPADLHVESLVEGGSGARGTLERLRPEPGNLLPRDGAPVSGFRLTLIKGMGNTRGNTESGFIRSVDDAVARFHQGVVARLGPLDVRAGRRG; this comes from the coding sequence ATGACAAAGGGTGCGAACGTCAGTCTGACCGCCCTCGGCCAGGACGCCGGGGCCGTGGTCGTGAGTCTGGGGTGGACCAGCGCGTCGGGCGCCGGCGACGCCGACGTGTCCGTGTTCCTGCTCGGCACGAACGGCAAGGTCCGCTCGGACGACGACTTCTACTTCTACAACCGTCCCGCGGCCGAGGACGGCAGCGTCCAGTTGCTCGGGAAGACACCGACCGGCAGCGGCGACGAGGACCGCATCGGACTGGACCTGACGGCCGTCCCGGCGGACATCGCGCGGATCGTGGTGGCGGCGAGCCAGTACGGTGACGCCTGCTTCGGGGACCTCGACGACCTGCGGATGACGGTCGCGGACCGCTCCGGTGAGCCACTGGTCGGGTTCTCCATCGACGACGCGAGCGTGGAGAGCGCCTTCGTCTTCGGCGAGTTGTACCGGCGGGGCGGGGAGTGGAAGTTCCGGGCCGTGGGGCAGGGGTACGAGACCGGCCTGGCCGGCCTCGCCACGGCGTTCGGGATCTCCGTCGTCGAGGAGGGCGAGGACGGCGAGGACTCCCCCACGGCCCCGGACACGACCCCGAGCACGGCCACGGCCCCGGCCCCGGCCCCGAGCACGGCGGGGGAAACGGCGCGGGGGACGAGGACGCCCGCCGGGGGCCCGTTCCCCGCCGGACCCGTGACCACGACGGCCGGCGCGGCTCCCGCCCCGATCGAGCCCGCCGCGCACGCCGGACCGGCCGAGGACGCTCCCGCGGTCGCCGGCGTCCCCGCGCAGTCCCGCGGCCGGGACGGGTCCGTCACCAGGGGCGCCCCGACGACCAGGAAGAAGGTCACGTTGCCCAGGGTGGCCAGGAAGTCCCTGGCCGAGAACGACTCCTGGCAGCCGGCCCGGCTCTTCCCGGTCCCCACCCTCAAGAGCGACCGGGAGCGGGAGGTGCGGGCGACCTCGGTGCTGCTCTCCGTCATGACGCAGGTGCCCGAGCTGGGCCGGCGGCTCACGGCCGCCTTCGGCGCCCCCGCCGGACGGACGCAGACCTTCACGGAGGTGTCGTTGCCCCACGGCGACGCCCCCCGCCGGCCGGACGGCGTCATCCGGATCGAGCGCGCCGGCAAGCTCTGGACCGCGCTCGTGGAGACGAAGACCAACGGGAACCCACTCCGGGCCGAGCAGGTGCAGGCGTACATGGACATCGCCGCGCGGCGCGGCTACGAGGCCGTCATCACGCTCTCCAACGACGTGGCCCTCGACGGCGCCCCCGTGGTCGACGTCAAGATCGACGGGCGTCGCAAGCACAAGGTCGACCTCTGGCACCTGTCGTGGGCGGAGGTGGCCCACCAGGCCCAGCTCCTGATCCGCCACGAGGGCGTGGGCAACCCCGCGCATGCCTGGCTCCTCCAGGAACTGCTGGAGTACCTCCGGCACGAGAACTCCGGCTGTCACGGGTTCCAGAACATGGGACCGTCCTGGGTACCCGTCCGCAAGGGCATCGAGGACGAGACCCTCAACATGGGCGACGAGCGGGCCGTCGACGTGGTGGAGAGCTGGGAACGGCTGATCCGTCAGGTCTGCCTGCGCCTGGGCGGAGAGCTGGGCCAAAAGGCCCTCCCGGTGCAGCGGGCCCGGCGGGGCAGCGATCCTCGGGAGCGCCGGCTCGCCGCGGCCGAGACCCTGTGCGTGGACGGCCGGCTCTCGGCGGAGTTGCGGGTCGACGGCACGAGCGGTGTCATCGCGGTGACCGCCGATCTGAGGACGGGCAAGGTGCGGACCTCGACGGACGTCCCCGCCCCGGAGGGGCCCACCGCACTGGTGTCGGTGAAGAAACTGGTCCGGATGTTGGCCGAGGCGCCGGCGGATCTCCATGTGGAGAGCCTGGTCGAGGGCGGGAGCGGGGCGCGCGGCACCCTGGAGCGGTTGCGGCCGGAGCCGGGGAACCTGCTGCCCAGGGACGGGGCGCCGGTGTCCGGGTTCCGGCTGACGCTCATCAAGGGGATGGGCAATACCCGGGGCAACACGGAGTCGGGTTTCATCCGCAGCGTCGACGACGCCGTGGCGCGGTTCCACCAGGGCGTCGTGGCGCGGCTGGGCCCGCTGGACGTGCGGGCCGGCCGGCGCGGCTGA
- the npdG gene encoding NADPH-dependent F420 reductase, with protein MTSSDSTQKPPAKDPRDLPDVSGLVVGVLGGTGDQGRGLAYRFARAGQKVIIGSRAADRAQTAAEELGLGVEGADNADCARRSDIVIIAVPWEGHAKTLEALREDLAGKLVVDCVNPLGFDKQGAYALPVEEGSAAQQAAALLPDSRVTAAFHHLSAVLLQDETVEEIDTDVMVLGESRADTDLVQALAARIPGMRGVFAGRLRNAHQVEALVANLISTNRRYKAHAGLRVTDV; from the coding sequence ATGACTTCCTCAGACAGCACGCAGAAGCCGCCGGCCAAGGACCCCCGGGACCTCCCCGACGTCTCCGGCCTGGTGGTCGGCGTCCTCGGCGGCACCGGCGACCAGGGCCGCGGCCTCGCCTACCGGTTCGCCCGCGCCGGCCAGAAGGTGATCATCGGCTCGCGCGCCGCGGACCGCGCGCAGACCGCGGCCGAGGAGCTCGGCCTGGGCGTCGAGGGCGCCGACAACGCCGACTGCGCCCGGCGCAGCGACATCGTGATCATCGCGGTGCCGTGGGAGGGCCACGCCAAGACCCTCGAAGCACTGCGCGAGGACCTCGCCGGCAAGCTCGTCGTGGACTGCGTCAACCCGCTCGGCTTCGACAAGCAGGGCGCCTACGCCCTCCCGGTCGAGGAGGGGAGCGCCGCCCAGCAGGCCGCGGCCCTGCTCCCCGACTCCCGGGTCACGGCCGCCTTCCACCACCTCTCCGCGGTGCTGCTCCAGGACGAGACGGTCGAGGAGATCGACACCGACGTGATGGTCCTCGGCGAGTCCCGCGCCGACACCGACCTCGTCCAGGCCCTCGCCGCCCGCATCCCGGGCATGCGGGGCGTCTTCGCCGGCCGCCTGCGCAACGCCCACCAGGTCGAGGCCCTGGTCGCGAACCTCATCTCCACCAACCGCCGCTACAAGGCCCACGCGGGCCTGCGCGTCACGGACGTCTGA
- the map gene encoding type I methionyl aminopeptidase: MSGQSLLVPGELSPVRSVPGNIRRPEYVGKPAPTPYTGPEVQSVETIEAMRIAGRIAAQAMEEAAKHIAPGVTTDALDKVAHEYMCDHGAYPSTLGYRGFPKSLCSSVNEVICHGIPDSTVLRDGDIVNLDVTAYIGGVHGDNNATYLCGEVDEESRLLVERTRESLNRAIKAVKPGRQINIIGRVIESYAKRFGYGVVRDFTGHGISTSFHSGLIVPHYDSPHATTVIEPGMTFTIEPMLTLGTHEYDMWDDGWTVVTKDRRRTAQFEHTLVVTDTGAEILTLP, encoded by the coding sequence ATGTCTGGCCAGTCGCTGCTCGTACCAGGCGAGCTCTCTCCCGTCCGTTCCGTTCCCGGAAACATCCGCCGGCCCGAGTACGTGGGCAAGCCCGCGCCCACTCCGTACACCGGACCGGAGGTGCAGAGCGTCGAGACCATCGAGGCCATGCGCATCGCCGGCCGGATCGCCGCCCAGGCGATGGAGGAGGCCGCCAAGCACATCGCGCCGGGGGTGACCACCGACGCGCTCGACAAGGTCGCCCACGAGTACATGTGCGACCACGGGGCCTATCCCTCGACGCTCGGCTACCGGGGATTCCCCAAGTCCCTGTGCTCCTCCGTCAACGAGGTCATCTGTCACGGCATCCCCGACTCGACCGTCCTGCGCGACGGCGACATCGTGAACCTCGACGTGACCGCGTACATCGGCGGCGTCCACGGCGACAACAACGCCACCTACCTGTGCGGGGAGGTGGACGAGGAGTCGCGCCTGCTGGTGGAGCGCACCCGCGAGTCCTTGAACCGCGCCATCAAGGCGGTCAAGCCCGGCCGGCAGATCAACATCATCGGTCGGGTCATCGAGTCGTACGCGAAGCGCTTCGGCTACGGCGTGGTCCGGGACTTCACCGGGCACGGCATCAGCACGTCCTTCCACTCCGGCCTGATCGTCCCGCACTACGACAGCCCGCACGCCACCACGGTCATCGAGCCCGGCATGACCTTCACGATCGAGCCGATGCTCACGCTCGGCACCCACGAGTACGACATGTGGGACGACGGCTGGACGGTCGTCACGAAGGACCGCAGGCGGACCGCGCAGTTCGAGCACACGCTGGTCGTGACCGACACGGGAGCGGAGATCCTGACGCTGCCCTAG
- a CDS encoding heme oxygenase (biliverdin-producing), whose translation MDAFSTVIRVASHEQHTEAETSTFMSDLLGGRLGVDAYARYTEQLWFVYRALEDAAESLKDDAVAGPFIRPELMRLAEIERDLAHLRGPGWRESLVALPATAAYAARVAECAADWPGGYVAHHYTRYLGDLSGGQIIRDKAERTWGFERKGDGVRFYVFADISNPAAFKRTYRELLDAISADDLEKQRIIDECKRAFDFNGAVFRELGQEFPLSA comes from the coding sequence TTGGACGCCTTCTCCACGGTCATCCGTGTCGCCTCGCACGAGCAGCACACAGAGGCCGAGACCTCGACGTTCATGAGCGATCTGCTCGGCGGCCGGCTGGGCGTCGACGCCTACGCCCGCTACACCGAGCAGCTGTGGTTCGTGTACCGGGCCCTGGAGGACGCGGCCGAGTCCCTCAAGGACGACGCGGTCGCCGGGCCGTTCATCCGGCCCGAGCTGATGCGCCTGGCGGAGATCGAGCGGGACCTCGCGCACCTGCGCGGCCCCGGGTGGCGCGAGTCGCTGGTGGCGCTGCCGGCGACCGCGGCGTACGCGGCCCGGGTGGCCGAGTGCGCGGCCGACTGGCCGGGCGGTTACGTGGCCCACCACTACACCCGCTACCTGGGCGACCTGTCCGGTGGGCAGATCATCCGGGACAAGGCCGAGCGCACCTGGGGCTTCGAGCGCAAGGGCGACGGCGTGCGCTTCTACGTGTTCGCGGACATCTCCAACCCGGCCGCCTTCAAGCGCACCTACCGCGAGCTGCTGGACGCGATCTCCGCGGACGATCTGGAGAAGCAGCGGATCATCGACGAGTGCAAGCGCGCCTTCGACTTCAACGGGGCCGTCTTCCGCGAGCTGGGCCAGGAGTTCCCGCTCAGCGCGTGA
- a CDS encoding PhzF family phenazine biosynthesis protein codes for MNDLDVLKVFCAGDGRYGNLLGVVRDGRTCPDDASRQALAAELGYSETVFVDDPERGVVDIRTPGARLAFAGHPLVGLAWLLDIEELQPPVGSVWARDDGEFTWITARPEWVEGKRTEQYACAAEVEELPAPPPGEGWLYAWAWEDEAAGRIRARGFPRRPDGVVVEDEATGSAAILLTAQLNRALNITQGAGSQLLTAPGPDGTVEIGGRVRFAPAGNRPPGRN; via the coding sequence GTGAACGATCTCGACGTGCTCAAGGTCTTCTGCGCGGGCGACGGCCGGTACGGCAACCTGCTCGGAGTCGTCCGCGACGGCCGCACCTGCCCGGATGACGCGTCCCGGCAGGCGCTGGCCGCCGAACTCGGCTACAGCGAGACGGTGTTCGTCGACGACCCCGAACGCGGGGTCGTCGACATCCGCACCCCCGGCGCGCGGCTCGCCTTCGCCGGGCACCCGCTGGTCGGCCTCGCCTGGCTGCTCGACATCGAGGAACTCCAGCCGCCGGTCGGCTCCGTCTGGGCCCGCGACGACGGCGAGTTCACCTGGATCACCGCCCGCCCCGAATGGGTCGAGGGCAAGCGCACCGAGCAGTACGCCTGCGCCGCCGAGGTCGAGGAACTGCCCGCCCCGCCGCCGGGCGAGGGCTGGTTGTACGCGTGGGCGTGGGAGGACGAGGCCGCGGGCCGGATCCGGGCCCGCGGCTTTCCGCGCCGCCCCGACGGCGTCGTCGTCGAGGACGAGGCCACCGGCTCGGCGGCGATCCTGCTCACCGCCCAACTGAACCGCGCGCTGAACATCACCCAGGGCGCCGGCTCCCAACTCCTCACCGCCCCCGGCCCGGACGGCACCGTCGAGATCGGCGGACGCGTGCGCTTCGCCCCCGCCGGGAACCGGCCCCCCGGCCGGAACTGA